A genomic stretch from Canis lupus familiaris isolate Mischka breed German Shepherd chromosome 15, alternate assembly UU_Cfam_GSD_1.0, whole genome shotgun sequence includes:
- the CCDC17 gene encoding LOW QUALITY PROTEIN: coiled-coil domain-containing protein 17 (The sequence of the model RefSeq protein was modified relative to this genomic sequence to represent the inferred CDS: inserted 2 bases in 1 codon; substituted 1 base at 1 genomic stop codon) has product MAAFPEEPGLLSCGSCDMVFRSWPLLATHTQRFCIGRLTREVVPQEHQGLPDQEASELALKQLTEEVQRLWLYLQDMLPWITEVPRGLEGPRREAPAHGPTAEAAGSPGERLRALQGTHAKRVAETESQSRALERRREELSQRLQGLAQTRAGIARLRGLERELRELRAEARRSRGALDALGAQVRLLQPEPGTRPHASREAELCCPVLQATPATLAAEIGALREAYVRGGGRNPDVLGHMCQLQVEASALDLRRLQPRRGRAGGGFGELLAVEAENRRLEAEILALRMQRGAGPASWGQRAPLPRAISLSQEAELRGRGXRDYAREDPPRLPPPVAPPLPPRPPSAGLRALGTMTRNLGLDPHFLLPAPDVLGPAPYDPGAGLVIFYDFLRGLEASWTWVQLVTGLTRDGQDTGGATALPPALCLPPPPAPGPVGNCAILASRQPVPRLPPSPSVSLVCELQAWQGLAGAGEPRPKAWASLVLFDWDQRVLSGRWRLPLRALPLDPSLSLGQLNGIPQVGQAELFLRLVNARDAGVQTLAEINPTNTQEYQYPPPTSCSPSLEASYLVPTAGFVDPPPPAEEPLSSRVKDXDEDLGPHPSFDPLPLALSLRNVDMSSFPYTELGLQNEACCQNCSFTTPCSQGVLDSK; this is encoded by the exons ATGGCCGCGTTCCCTGAGGAGCCAGGGCTCCTGTCCTGCGGGTCCTGTGACATGGTCTTCCGCTCCTGGCCACTGCTGGCCACCCACACTCAGCGCTTCTGCATTGGCCGTCTGACCCGCGAG GTTGTGCCACAAGAACACCAGGGCCTCCCAGACCAGGAGGCCAGCGAATTGGCTCTAAAGCAGCTAACCGAGGAG GTGCAGCGGCTGTGGCTGTACCTCCAGGACATGCTGCCCTGGATAACAGAGGTCCCCAGGGGACTAGAAGGGCCCCGCAGAGAGGCGCCCGCGCACGGCCCCACCGCCGAAGCTGCTGGAAGCCCTGGGGAGCGGCTTCGGGCGCTGCAAGGGACTCACGCAAAGCGGGTGGCGGAGACGGAGTCGCAGAGCCGGGCTCTGGAGCGACGCCGcgagg AACTGAGCCAGCGCCTCCAAGGTTTGGCCCAGACCCGGGCCGGAATAGCACGCCTCCGAGGCCTGGAGCGGGAGCTTCGAGAACTCCGGGCGGAAGCCAGGCGATCGCGCGGAGCTCTGGACGCGCTGGGGGCGCAGGTTCGGCTGCTGCAGCCCGAGCCCGG GACCCGGCCCCACGCCTCGCGAGAGGCGGAGCTGTGTTGCCCGGTGCTGCAGGCCACCCCGGCGACTCTGGCTGCCGAGATCGG GGCCCTGCGTGAGGCCTACGTTCGAGGCGGGGGCCGGAACCCCGACGTTCTGGGCCACATGTGCCAACTGCAAGTGGAGGCATCAGCACTGGATCTGCGGCGGCTGCAGCCCCGCAGAG ggcgggcgggaggcggcTTTGGC GAGCTTCTGGCAGTGGAAGCTGAAAACCGGCGCCTGGAGGCAGAAATCCTGGCCTTGCGGATGCAGAGGGGCGCAGGCCCTGCGTCCTGGGGTCAGCGAGCGCCCTTGCCCCGCGCCATCTCGCTCTCCCAGGAGGCCGAGCTCAGAGGAAGGGGTTAGAGGGACTACGC GAGGGAAGATCCCCCACGCCTCCCGCCGCCGGTGGCTCCTCCGCTGCCGCCGCGTCCACCTTCGGCAGGC CTGCGGGCCCTGGGAACCATGACCAGAAACCTAGGCCTGGATCCGCACTTCCTCCTGCCCGCTCCTGACGTTCTGGGCCCTGCACCCTACGACCCTGG GGCTGGCCTGGTCATTTTCTATGACTTCCTTCGGGGCCTTGAGGCTTCTTGGACTTGGGTGCAACTGGTAACTGGCTTGACCCGCGATGGACAGGATACAGGAGGGGCCACAGCATTGCCTCCAGCCCTTTGCttgcccccacctccagctccgGGGCCTGTGGGCAACTGTGCCATCCTTGCCAGCAGGCAGCCTGTACCCAG ACTGCCACCTTCACCATCAGTATCCCTGGTCTGTGAGCTACAGGCCTGGCAGgggctggcaggggctggggaacCACGGCCCAAGGCTTGGGCCTCCCTGGTGCTCTTTGACTGGGATCAAAGGGTGCTGAGTGGACGTTGGCGTCTTCCACTTCGGGCCCTCCCTCTGGACCCCAGCCTTAGCCTTGGACAGCTGAATGGGATTCCCCAG GTAGGTCAGGCCGAGCTCTTTCTGAGACTGGTTAACGCAAGAGATGCGGGTGTCCAGACACTGGCAGAGATCAACCCAACAAACACCCAGGAGTACCAGTACCCACCTCCG ACGTCCTGCTCACCTTCACTAGAAGCAAGCTACCTTGTCCCCACAGCTGGCTTTGTCGACCCCCCTCCTCCTGCAGAAGAGCCCCTCAGCAGCAGAGTCAAGGA AGATGAGGATTTGGGCCCTCATCCCAGCTTTGACCCACTCCCTCTGGCTTTGAGTTTAAGGAACGTGGACATGAGTAGCTTCCCATACACAGAACTAGGACTTCAGAATGAGGCCTGTTGCCAGAACTGCAGCTTTACTACTCCATGTTCTCAGGGGGTTTTAGACAGCAAATAG